One window of the Chryseobacterium camelliae genome contains the following:
- a CDS encoding peptidoglycan-binding protein LysM, with product MTKHIAIAALTITAFILGTNNAQAQNTTATTTVNITLNDVISIDAGSTAIGNTVDFNYATAADYNSDQTITKANSLKVTSTKNFNVKVKAGGASFVNGTNLIPVNVLTIKAATASGTMGGTKSAVVLSATDQTLVSNAPLGSALTLNLDYTIPAAKSSSSDILGKPAGTYTQTVTYTATAL from the coding sequence ATGACAAAACACATCGCCATAGCAGCCTTAACGATCACAGCTTTCATCTTAGGAACGAATAATGCCCAGGCTCAGAATACAACTGCCACCACTACGGTAAACATCACCCTGAATGATGTCATCTCTATCGATGCGGGAAGTACGGCCATCGGGAATACGGTAGACTTCAACTATGCTACTGCAGCGGATTATAACTCTGATCAGACGATTACCAAAGCCAACTCTTTAAAAGTAACTTCAACGAAGAACTTTAATGTTAAGGTAAAGGCAGGAGGGGCAAGCTTCGTTAATGGAACCAACCTGATCCCTGTCAATGTCCTGACCATCAAAGCCGCTACCGCTTCCGGAACTATGGGCGGAACAAAAAGCGCGGTGGTTTTATCTGCAACAGACCAGACTTTAGTATCCAATGCTCCGCTGGGAAGCGCCTTAACCCTGAATTTGGACTACACGATTCCAGCCGCAAAATCCTCATCCTCTGACATCTTAGGTAAACCGGCCGGAACGTATACACAAACCGTAACGTATACCGCAACAGCTTTATAA
- a CDS encoding CusA/CzcA family heavy metal efflux RND transporter, which translates to MLDKIIKFSINNKLIIGMMTLLLILWGAWSATRLPIDAVPDITNNQVQIITVCPALAGQEVEQLVTFPVEQSIANIPDIEETRSISRFGLSVITVVFKENVDLYFARQLISEQLKRASEEIPKGIGTPELAPVSTGLGEIYQYILHPRKGSENKYTSAELRTMQDWIVRRQLNGTPGVAEVNSFGGELKQYEVAVNPDRLKAMDVSITEIFTALEKNNQNTGGAYIDKKPNAYFIRGIGMVTSLEDIRNIPVKNGTGSVPIFIKEVADVRFGNAVQYGAMTYNGQVHAVGGIVMMLKGANSNEVVKNIKDKIPTIQKSLPEDVVIEPFLDRTDLVGRAIKTVEKNLIEGALIVIFVLVLFLGNFRAGLIVASAIPLSLLFALGMMKVFGVSANLMSLGAIDFGLIVDGAVIIVEATLHHLGLRKGNAILTQSEMDEEVFLSASKIRSSAAFGEIIILIVYIPILTLAGVEGKMFTPMAKTVGFAILGALILSLTYIPMMSALFLSKKISHKETFSDRMMSRLQRIYQPFLEKAIRFKYWMVAVTLSLFIMSVLVFRNMGGEFIPQLQEGDYAFHCILPPGSSLSQSVETSMQASRIIKQFGEVKMVVGKTGSAEVPTDPMPPEASDLIVILKPQSEWKTKKSYGELADEISEKLAVIPGVFFEQNQPIQMRFNELMTGVRQDVAVKVFGENLDSLSLYADRVSKVIRTVNGATAPQIERVNGLPQINVVYDRTRMANYGLNIEDVNNVLSTAFAGKAAGQVFENERRFDLVVRLDSLHRTRIDDVRNLMVATGSGAQVPLSQIADISYKLGPAQISREEGKRRIVIGFNIRDRDVESVVGDIRKKLDAQVKLPSGYYMTYGGQFENLRAASKRLMIAVPVSLLLIFMLLYFTFGSVRQATLIFTAIPMSAIGGVLALILRGMPFSISAGIGFIALFGVAVLNGIVLIGTFNQLEKDGETDILKRVKKGTATRLRPVLMTAAVASLGFLPMAVATGAGAEVQKPLATVVIGGLVTATFLTLFVLPVLYIIFNTTIHRTNLTLKPGIPVIVIAMLLFGQTVKAQNTVLSAEQATKMVLEKNDLMKSKDLDIRVSEALKPTAYELPKMNLEALLGQYNSPKFDQSFSISQNIPFPTLFRARKALIAEEIKAKQIDKAVSANELAKQVRTYYYQIEYLQHNQSKLAYLDSLYQDFIRIATVRFRAGDIKKIEINTAETQRGEISLLISQNAVYLSNAYQNLKALLNIKEDFQIAAGKNYVPLQADQIIDSTAIADHPTVKAFYQQMQIAEKNKAVQKSQGMPEFTIGYTNQSLIGFHTLNGQESYYNAGNRFSSVGLGIAVPLTFGAVKARIQSLDYEKQAAEANAEFQKKQLSVQLETLFSQYRQNVLQYEYYVQQALPNADKIVKAGQLGYKTGEISYVEYLFALQTAANIQLKYLESVQQVNQTVISIHSIINP; encoded by the coding sequence GTGTTAGATAAAATCATAAAATTCAGTATCAATAACAAATTGATCATCGGTATGATGACCCTGTTGTTGATCCTATGGGGTGCCTGGAGCGCCACCCGGCTCCCTATAGATGCTGTGCCGGATATTACCAATAACCAGGTTCAGATCATTACGGTATGTCCTGCCCTTGCCGGGCAGGAAGTGGAGCAGCTGGTAACATTTCCTGTTGAGCAGAGTATTGCCAATATCCCGGATATTGAGGAGACCCGGAGCATTTCCAGGTTCGGGCTGTCTGTCATTACGGTAGTTTTCAAGGAAAATGTTGACCTCTATTTTGCGCGGCAGCTCATCAGTGAACAGCTGAAACGGGCTTCAGAAGAAATACCCAAAGGTATAGGCACTCCTGAACTTGCTCCCGTAAGTACAGGTTTGGGAGAAATTTACCAGTACATCCTGCATCCCAGGAAAGGAAGCGAGAACAAATATACCTCCGCAGAACTCCGCACCATGCAGGATTGGATCGTGCGGAGACAATTGAACGGAACACCCGGTGTTGCTGAGGTCAACAGTTTTGGCGGTGAGCTGAAGCAATATGAAGTGGCTGTCAATCCGGACCGTCTTAAGGCAATGGACGTCAGTATCACCGAAATTTTTACCGCTCTGGAAAAAAATAACCAGAACACCGGGGGTGCTTATATTGATAAAAAGCCGAATGCCTATTTTATCCGCGGGATCGGCATGGTGACCTCACTGGAGGATATCAGGAATATACCGGTAAAAAACGGTACGGGGAGCGTTCCGATATTCATCAAAGAGGTGGCGGATGTGCGTTTCGGCAATGCGGTGCAGTATGGAGCCATGACCTACAACGGACAGGTACATGCCGTAGGCGGGATTGTCATGATGCTGAAAGGCGCCAACAGCAACGAGGTTGTTAAAAACATAAAGGATAAAATTCCGACCATTCAGAAATCACTTCCGGAAGATGTGGTCATAGAGCCGTTCCTTGACAGGACTGATCTTGTAGGGCGGGCTATTAAAACCGTGGAGAAAAACCTGATCGAAGGAGCATTGATCGTCATTTTCGTACTGGTGCTTTTCCTGGGGAATTTCAGGGCCGGGCTTATTGTAGCTTCTGCCATTCCGCTTTCCCTGCTGTTTGCTTTGGGAATGATGAAAGTCTTTGGTGTCAGCGCCAATCTGATGAGCCTGGGTGCCATTGATTTCGGACTGATTGTAGACGGAGCCGTGATTATTGTAGAGGCAACCCTTCATCATCTGGGATTAAGAAAAGGAAACGCCATTCTTACCCAATCTGAAATGGATGAAGAAGTATTTCTGTCAGCTTCAAAAATAAGAAGCAGTGCCGCATTCGGAGAAATCATCATTCTGATCGTCTATATCCCGATTTTAACCCTTGCCGGGGTAGAAGGGAAAATGTTCACCCCCATGGCTAAAACCGTAGGGTTTGCTATTCTGGGCGCACTCATCCTGTCCCTGACCTACATCCCGATGATGAGCGCTCTGTTCCTTTCTAAAAAAATATCCCATAAGGAGACCTTTTCAGACAGGATGATGAGCAGGCTGCAGCGCATCTACCAGCCTTTCCTGGAAAAAGCGATCCGCTTTAAATACTGGATGGTAGCAGTTACCTTATCGCTCTTCATCATGAGTGTGCTGGTTTTCCGGAATATGGGCGGGGAATTTATTCCACAGCTGCAGGAAGGAGATTATGCTTTCCACTGTATTTTACCGCCGGGCAGTTCTCTCAGCCAGAGTGTGGAAACATCCATGCAGGCTTCCCGCATCATCAAACAGTTTGGGGAGGTGAAAATGGTGGTAGGAAAAACCGGTTCTGCGGAAGTTCCTACGGATCCGATGCCTCCGGAAGCATCGGATCTGATCGTGATCCTTAAACCTCAGAGCGAATGGAAAACAAAGAAATCCTATGGAGAACTGGCAGACGAAATCAGTGAAAAACTGGCCGTGATCCCGGGTGTTTTCTTTGAGCAGAACCAGCCGATCCAGATGCGTTTCAATGAGCTAATGACGGGCGTCAGGCAGGATGTTGCCGTAAAGGTTTTCGGGGAAAACCTGGATTCCCTTTCCCTGTATGCCGATCGGGTTTCAAAAGTCATCCGTACGGTAAACGGAGCTACGGCCCCGCAGATTGAAAGGGTCAACGGCCTTCCGCAGATCAACGTTGTGTATGACAGGACCAGGATGGCGAACTACGGGCTGAACATCGAAGACGTCAATAATGTGCTCAGTACGGCCTTCGCCGGCAAAGCTGCCGGTCAGGTTTTTGAAAATGAAAGAAGGTTTGACCTGGTGGTCAGGCTGGACAGTCTCCACAGAACCCGTATTGATGATGTCCGCAACCTGATGGTAGCTACCGGTTCAGGAGCCCAGGTTCCGCTTTCACAGATCGCCGATATCAGTTATAAACTGGGCCCGGCACAGATCAGCCGCGAAGAAGGCAAAAGAAGGATTGTTATAGGTTTCAATATCAGGGATCGTGATGTGGAAAGTGTTGTCGGCGATATCCGGAAGAAACTGGATGCGCAGGTCAAATTACCTTCCGGATATTATATGACTTACGGAGGGCAGTTTGAAAACCTCCGGGCGGCCAGTAAAAGGCTGATGATCGCTGTCCCGGTGTCCCTGCTTCTGATCTTTATGCTGCTGTACTTCACTTTCGGTTCTGTCAGACAGGCGACACTTATTTTTACCGCAATCCCGATGAGTGCTATCGGCGGTGTGCTGGCCCTCATTCTGAGAGGCATGCCGTTCAGCATCAGTGCCGGGATCGGGTTTATTGCATTGTTCGGAGTGGCCGTGCTCAATGGGATCGTATTGATCGGGACCTTCAACCAGCTTGAAAAAGATGGCGAAACCGATATTTTAAAAAGGGTAAAAAAGGGGACTGCAACGAGGCTTCGGCCCGTACTGATGACTGCTGCTGTGGCATCCCTTGGCTTTCTGCCGATGGCCGTAGCTACCGGAGCCGGGGCAGAAGTTCAGAAACCCCTGGCAACAGTGGTGATCGGAGGGTTGGTAACCGCTACCTTCCTTACCTTATTCGTGTTGCCGGTACTGTATATTATTTTCAATACTACAATTCACCGAACAAATTTAACCCTAAAACCAGGTATACCGGTTATTGTTATTGCAATGCTGCTTTTCGGGCAGACCGTTAAGGCGCAGAATACGGTTTTATCTGCTGAACAGGCTACAAAGATGGTCCTGGAAAAGAATGACCTGATGAAGTCAAAAGATCTGGATATCAGGGTAAGCGAAGCTTTGAAACCAACGGCCTATGAGTTGCCTAAAATGAATCTGGAGGCTTTGCTTGGACAGTACAACAGCCCTAAATTTGACCAGTCATTTTCCATTTCCCAGAATATTCCGTTTCCTACGTTATTCAGGGCACGGAAAGCGCTGATTGCCGAAGAAATCAAAGCAAAACAGATCGATAAGGCTGTTTCCGCCAATGAACTTGCAAAACAGGTCAGGACCTATTATTATCAGATCGAATATCTGCAGCATAACCAGTCCAAGCTTGCGTATCTGGACAGCTTATACCAGGATTTTATCAGAATTGCGACGGTACGGTTCAGAGCAGGGGATATCAAAAAAATCGAAATCAATACGGCTGAGACGCAGCGCGGGGAAATCAGCCTTCTGATCAGTCAGAATGCAGTTTACCTCAGCAATGCGTATCAGAACCTGAAGGCCCTTCTGAATATCAAAGAGGATTTCCAGATAGCGGCTGGTAAAAACTACGTGCCTTTACAGGCAGATCAGATTATAGACAGTACTGCTATCGCAGACCATCCTACGGTAAAAGCGTTTTATCAGCAAATGCAGATTGCTGAAAAGAACAAGGCGGTGCAAAAATCTCAGGGCATGCCGGAATTCACCATAGGGTATACCAATCAATCCTTAATCGGTTTTCATACCCTTAACGGGCAGGAGAGTTATTATAATGCAGGAAACCGGTTCAGCAGTGTGGGATTAGGCATTGCGGTTCCCCTTACTTTCGGAGCGGTAAAAGCAAGGATACAATCACTGGACTATGAAAAACAGGCCGCAGAAGCCAATGCGGAATTTCAGAAAAAGCAGCTGTCGGTACAGCTGGAAACCCTTTTCAGCCAATACCGTCAAAATGTGCTGCAATATGAATATTATGTACAACAGGCCCTGCCGAATGCCGATAAAATCGTTAAGGCAGGCCAGCTCGGGTACAAAACTGGTGAAATATCTTATGTTGAGTACCTGTTTGCCTTGCAGACTGCTGCCAACATCCAGCTGAAATATCTGGAATCTGTCCAGCAGGTCAATCAGACCGTCATCAGCATCCATTCAATAATCAACCCATAA
- a CDS encoding SDR family NAD(P)-dependent oxidoreductase, which yields MSSKSKIAIVTGGSRGLGKDMVLSLAKNGLDIVFTYNSQKEAADEVVKQIKGLGRRGMALKLDVSDSSGFDTFVENLTSELQSHFGTDRFDFLINNAGFMHYADYENVTEEQFTEMENVHFKGPFFLTQKLLPQINDFGGIVNVSSGITRFTIPGFAVYAAFKSAMETLTKFQAKELGSRSIRVNVIAPGPIETDIMGGAVRDNAEMNKHLASQTALGRVGLPEDIGGVVAFLCSDAAGWVNAQRIEISGGSNL from the coding sequence ATGTCATCTAAAAGCAAAATTGCAATCGTTACAGGTGGAAGCCGTGGTTTGGGAAAAGATATGGTCCTTAGTCTTGCAAAAAATGGGTTGGATATCGTTTTTACCTACAACAGCCAAAAAGAAGCGGCTGACGAAGTTGTAAAGCAAATTAAAGGACTGGGCCGCCGGGGAATGGCATTGAAACTTGATGTTTCAGATTCTTCTGGTTTTGATACATTTGTGGAAAATCTAACCTCTGAATTACAGTCCCATTTTGGCACCGACAGGTTTGATTTTCTTATCAATAATGCCGGTTTTATGCATTATGCTGACTATGAAAATGTAACCGAGGAACAATTTACGGAAATGGAAAATGTACACTTTAAAGGGCCGTTTTTCCTTACCCAAAAACTGTTGCCTCAAATCAATGATTTTGGAGGTATTGTGAATGTTTCTTCGGGTATTACACGTTTTACCATTCCTGGTTTTGCAGTCTATGCCGCGTTTAAAAGTGCTATGGAAACGTTGACGAAATTTCAGGCCAAAGAATTGGGAAGCAGAAGCATCAGAGTAAATGTTATAGCCCCCGGACCAATTGAAACCGATATTATGGGAGGTGCTGTCCGGGATAATGCAGAGATGAATAAGCATTTGGCATCTCAGACTGCCTTGGGAAGGGTTGGGCTTCCGGAAGATATCGGTGGCGTAGTAGCTTTCCTGTGCAGTGATGCTGCCGGTTGGGTCAATGCTCAGCGTATTGAAATCTCAGGAGGATCCAATCTTTAA
- a CDS encoding RNA polymerase sigma factor produces MKKTDSLPQMLNDQQLYVLLKKGDPSSLEYIHLRYKRLLFWIGKQMLDDDFVVETLVQDTFLKLWLHRDSIETPDHILGFLRLVLKRDCITYFKAPKTQFIRLIHSLERFGNDRNDLPGYDPLLDQEHLLSQESDQRDFDEVRKVLSVLDPKRKRLIELCLDYGFQYKPIAEAMGSSVTGVSNEVSRAIDDLRKNPQQKLF; encoded by the coding sequence ATGAAAAAAACAGATTCCCTGCCCCAAATGTTGAACGATCAGCAGCTCTATGTACTGCTGAAAAAAGGCGATCCCTCCTCATTAGAATACATCCATTTACGGTACAAAAGGCTTTTATTCTGGATTGGGAAACAAATGCTTGACGATGATTTTGTGGTGGAAACGCTGGTGCAGGACACCTTTCTCAAACTTTGGCTGCACCGTGATTCCATTGAAACACCGGATCATATCCTCGGCTTTTTACGGCTGGTTTTGAAAAGGGATTGTATAACGTATTTCAAGGCTCCGAAAACTCAATTCATCCGCTTAATACATTCATTGGAACGGTTCGGAAATGATCGGAATGATCTTCCCGGCTACGATCCGCTCCTTGATCAGGAACACCTGCTTAGCCAGGAATCCGACCAAAGAGATTTTGATGAAGTCAGAAAGGTATTAAGCGTCCTGGATCCCAAAAGAAAACGCCTGATTGAACTTTGCCTTGACTATGGCTTTCAGTACAAACCGATTGCAGAAGCCATGGGAAGCAGCGTGACAGGCGTCAGCAATGAGGTGAGCAGAGCCATCGATGACCTTCGGAAAAATCCTCAACAGAAGCTCTTTTGA
- a CDS encoding peptidoglycan-binding protein LysM yields the protein MTKQIAIAALTIGAFILGTNNAQAQNTTATTTVNITLNDVISIDAGSTAIGNTVDFNYATAADYNSDQTITKANSLKVTSTKNFNVKVKAGGASFVNGTNLIPVNVLTIKAASASGTMGGTKSAVVLSATDQTLVSNAPLGSALTLNLDYTIPAAKSSSADILGKPAGTYTQTVTYTATAL from the coding sequence ATGACAAAACAAATCGCCATAGCAGCTTTAACCATCGGAGCTTTCATCTTAGGAACGAATAATGCCCAGGCTCAGAATACCACTGCCACCACTACGGTAAACATTACCCTGAACGATGTTATTTCTATTGATGCGGGAAGTACGGCCATCGGAAATACGGTTGACTTCAACTATGCTACCGCAGCGGATTATAACTCTGATCAGACCATTACCAAAGCCAACTCTTTAAAGGTGACTTCAACGAAGAACTTTAATGTTAAGGTAAAGGCAGGGGGAGCAAGCTTCGTTAATGGAACCAACCTGATCCCTGTCAATGTCCTGACCATCAAAGCCGCTTCCGCTTCCGGAACCATGGGTGGAACAAAAAGCGCAGTGGTTTTATCTGCAACAGACCAGACTTTAGTATCCAATGCTCCGCTGGGAAGTGCATTGACCCTGAACCTGGACTACACGATTCCAGCCGCGAAATCATCATCTGCTGATATCTTAGGTAAACCAGCCGGAACGTATACACAAACCGTAACGTATACGGCAACAGCTTTATAA
- a CDS encoding winged helix-turn-helix transcriptional regulator, whose amino-acid sequence MYKKKMPVRTECGLHLFKEFLSGKWKLMLLFYISEGIIRPGALQKKIAADRRVMTKQLDELLQDGFITKCSYETKIPKVEYQLTPLGKSLLPLIMSLEEWGESNRTVLEAALTGK is encoded by the coding sequence ATGTACAAAAAGAAAATGCCTGTCAGAACCGAATGTGGATTGCATCTGTTTAAAGAGTTTTTGAGTGGAAAATGGAAATTGATGCTGCTGTTTTATATCTCAGAAGGCATTATAAGGCCCGGTGCGCTGCAAAAAAAAATAGCCGCAGACAGAAGAGTAATGACGAAGCAACTGGATGAGCTGTTGCAGGATGGGTTCATCACAAAATGTTCATACGAAACGAAAATTCCTAAAGTTGAATATCAGTTGACACCTCTTGGGAAGAGTCTGTTGCCTTTGATCATGAGCTTGGAGGAATGGGGCGAAAGTAACAGGACCGTTTTAGAGGCAGCGCTTACCGGTAAATAA
- a CDS encoding EthD domain-containing protein → MIKFTFLVQKLPGMSLEEFIDYHKNIHAPLFCSIPETELYVRKYVVNHPIVAEGFPKPLYDAVVEISFDSFEDFNTFFNSENYLTKVHPDEPNFFDTVNYIAMANKETIVKAAI, encoded by the coding sequence ATGATCAAATTTACGTTTTTGGTACAGAAGCTACCAGGTATGAGCCTTGAAGAATTTATAGATTATCATAAGAACATACACGCCCCTTTATTCTGTTCCATCCCGGAGACAGAACTTTATGTCAGAAAATATGTCGTAAACCATCCTATCGTTGCAGAAGGTTTTCCCAAGCCTTTGTATGATGCCGTGGTGGAAATCTCGTTTGACTCATTTGAGGATTTTAATACTTTTTTCAATTCAGAAAACTATTTAACCAAGGTTCATCCCGATGAGCCCAATTTCTTTGACACGGTAAACTATATTGCAATGGCAAATAAGGAAACCATCGTTAAAGCGGCTATATAA
- a CDS encoding efflux RND transporter periplasmic adaptor subunit: protein MNIQRKFIYIMCIAAVLSGCNKNQDKATDNTEKTVRESLHTEAPQTVATLTGEQIRTVGITMGTVEMKELTSTIKANGALRVPNNNKAAVTSMYGGIIRTLNVQIGDDIRKGQVIATVSNPEYVQLQEQYLTVNSRIGFAEQEYRRQKELFDHDAGARKNLQSSEAELKSLRTQQASLVRQLQMMGINPGKVSNNNLRSGLSITSPISGTVSSISAQIGSYVDISAPVAEVIDNRSIHLDLQVFEKDLPKMRVGQIVHFKLTNNPETEYDAKVYSIGSSFENDSKTISVHCAVTGNKTGLIDGMNITGIVSLDKSTTPAVPDEAIVEADGKYYIFIRTDKKPQEHSDPEDAHAGEDHAASKKSGLMNFEKIEVVKGASDMGYTAITTVGRIPENAAIVVKGAFFVNATLSNAGDHEH, encoded by the coding sequence ATGAACATACAACGAAAATTTATTTATATCATGTGTATTGCTGCTGTATTGAGCGGCTGCAATAAAAATCAGGACAAAGCAACGGATAACACAGAAAAAACAGTCCGGGAGAGCTTACATACGGAAGCACCGCAGACTGTTGCCACTCTTACCGGCGAACAGATCAGGACAGTGGGCATTACTATGGGAACCGTGGAAATGAAAGAACTCACTTCCACCATTAAGGCCAATGGTGCATTGCGGGTTCCCAACAACAATAAAGCTGCCGTGACTTCAATGTATGGCGGGATCATCAGGACCCTGAATGTGCAGATCGGAGATGATATCCGGAAAGGGCAGGTGATTGCCACCGTTTCCAATCCCGAGTACGTTCAGTTGCAGGAGCAGTACCTTACGGTAAACAGCAGGATCGGTTTTGCTGAGCAGGAATACAGGCGGCAGAAAGAACTGTTTGACCACGACGCCGGAGCCAGGAAAAACCTGCAAAGCTCAGAAGCCGAACTTAAAAGCCTCCGCACACAACAGGCATCACTGGTCAGGCAGCTGCAGATGATGGGAATCAATCCGGGGAAAGTCAGCAACAATAATTTAAGGTCGGGCCTTTCCATTACATCGCCGATCAGCGGGACCGTAAGCAGCATCAGCGCGCAGATCGGGAGTTATGTAGATATTTCCGCACCGGTTGCAGAGGTGATCGACAACCGTTCCATCCATCTGGATCTTCAGGTGTTTGAAAAGGACCTTCCGAAAATGCGTGTGGGCCAGATTGTTCATTTTAAGCTGACCAATAATCCCGAAACGGAATATGACGCGAAGGTCTACAGCATCGGCTCATCCTTTGAGAATGACAGCAAGACCATTTCCGTCCATTGTGCTGTTACCGGGAATAAGACCGGCCTGATCGACGGCATGAACATTACAGGGATTGTCAGCTTGGACAAAAGCACCACACCGGCAGTTCCGGATGAGGCTATCGTAGAGGCAGACGGTAAATATTACATCTTCATCAGGACCGATAAAAAACCGCAGGAACACAGCGATCCTGAAGATGCCCATGCCGGTGAAGACCATGCAGCTTCCAAAAAATCGGGTTTAATGAATTTTGAAAAAATTGAAGTGGTGAAAGGCGCTTCCGACATGGGCTACACGGCCATCACTACAGTCGGCCGGATTCCTGAAAATGCTGCCATAGTCGTTAAGGGGGCATTTTTCGTCAATGCTACCTTATCCAATGCCGGAGACCATGAACATTGA
- a CDS encoding peptidoglycan-binding protein LysM, which translates to MTKQIAIAALTITAFILGTNNAQAQNTTATTTVNITLNDVISIDAGSTAIGNTVDFNYATAADYNSDQTITKANSLKVTSTKNFNVKVKAGGASFVNGTNLIPVNVLTIKAASASGTMGGTKSAVVLSATDQTLVSNAPLGSALTLNLDYTIPAAKSSSSDILGKPAGTYTQTVTYTATAL; encoded by the coding sequence ATGACAAAACAAATCGCCATAGCAGCCTTAACGATCACAGCTTTCATCTTAGGAACCAACAATGCCCAGGCTCAGAATACCACTGCTACCACAACGGTAAACATCACCCTGAACGATGTTATTTCTATTGATGCGGGAAGTACGGCCATCGGGAATACGGTTGATTTCAACTATGCTACCGCAGCAGACTACAACTCTGATCAGACGATTACCAAAGCCAACTCTTTAAAGGTGACTTCAACGAAGAACTTTAATGTAAAAGTAAAAGCAGGAGGGGCAAGCTTCGTCAATGGAACCAACCTGATCCCTGTCAATGTTCTGACCATCAAAGCTGCTTCCGCTTCCGGAACTATGGGCGGAACAAAAAGCGCGGTGGTTTTATCTGCAACGGACCAGACTTTGGTATCCAACGCTCCGCTGGGAAGCGCATTGACCCTGAACCTTGACTATACCATTCCAGCCGCGAAATCATCATCTTCCGATATCTTAGGGAAACCGGCCGGAACGTACACGCAAACCGTAACCTATACAGCAACAGCTTTATAA
- a CDS encoding helix-turn-helix domain-containing protein, producing the protein MDRIEFRIAFGKRVELFRKKLDLSYRGLAQKCDVDHSKISKIEKGEVDLRISTIQELAKGLDVHPQELFDFKLT; encoded by the coding sequence ATGGATAGAATAGAATTTAGAATAGCATTTGGTAAAAGAGTTGAACTATTTAGAAAAAAGCTTGATTTGAGTTATAGAGGTTTGGCCCAAAAATGTGATGTAGACCATAGTAAGATCAGCAAAATAGAAAAAGGGGAAGTAGATCTTAGAATCTCTACTATTCAAGAGTTAGCTAAAGGTTTAGATGTACATCCACAGGAGCTATTTGATTTTAAATTAACGTAA
- a CDS encoding helix-turn-helix domain-containing protein, translated as MEIVRIRSITEYHRVRGLPKPEHPLISLVDYSQLQLPENIEEVNIVMDFYSIALKRDVGTKLYYGQQIYDFDEGLMFFIAPGQVFRIERSPDSSGSECSSGCGYLLQVHPDFFWGSPLSKNIKNYSFFDYSIHEALFLYNKEETVILNILENIRQEYHANIDGYSQGIIVAQIELLLKYCERFYNRQFITRKISSHQMLTKVENFLNSYFSADEQPDRGLLSVKTVAGAMNVSSDYLSGLLKQLTGKNAQEHIHEKLIEKAKEKLSTTNLSVSEIAFELGFEHPQSFSKLFKIKTKLSPLGFRKSFN; from the coding sequence ATGGAAATCGTAAGAATAAGGTCAATTACCGAATATCACCGGGTAAGAGGGCTTCCCAAGCCTGAACATCCCTTAATCAGCCTCGTTGATTATTCGCAGCTGCAGCTTCCCGAAAATATCGAGGAGGTGAATATCGTTATGGATTTTTATTCGATTGCTTTAAAACGGGATGTCGGGACAAAGCTCTACTATGGCCAGCAAATTTATGATTTTGATGAAGGACTGATGTTTTTTATTGCACCGGGCCAGGTTTTCCGGATAGAAAGAAGTCCGGATTCATCTGGCAGTGAATGCAGCAGCGGGTGCGGTTACCTGTTGCAGGTCCATCCTGATTTTTTTTGGGGATCTCCACTATCCAAGAATATTAAAAATTATTCCTTTTTCGATTATTCGATTCATGAAGCACTATTCCTTTACAATAAGGAAGAAACAGTCATTCTTAATATTTTGGAAAATATCAGGCAGGAATATCATGCGAATATTGATGGTTACTCTCAGGGGATCATCGTCGCTCAGATCGAATTGTTGCTCAAATACTGTGAACGGTTTTACAACCGGCAGTTTATTACCAGAAAAATCAGCAGCCATCAAATGCTGACAAAAGTCGAAAACTTCCTGAATTCCTATTTCTCGGCCGACGAACAGCCGGACCGGGGCCTTCTTTCGGTAAAAACAGTGGCTGGTGCCATGAATGTGTCCTCCGATTACCTCAGCGGTCTGTTGAAACAGCTCACGGGTAAAAATGCTCAGGAACACATCCATGAGAAATTAATCGAAAAGGCAAAAGAGAAATTATCTACCACCAATCTGTCAGTAAGTGAGATTGCATTTGAGTTGGGATTTGAGCATCCCCAGTCTTTCAGCAAACTTTTTAAGATAAAGACGAAACTGTCGCCATTAGGATTCAGAAAATCATTTAATTAA